A single window of Melospiza georgiana isolate bMelGeo1 chromosome 6, bMelGeo1.pri, whole genome shotgun sequence DNA harbors:
- the HPS5 gene encoding BLOC-2 complex member HPS5 isoform X1 — MASVPVIPDSYNHVLAELECLDPLLSALRLDSSRLKCTCIDVSKRWLALGSSGGGLNLIQKDGWKQRLFLTHKEGAISQVACCLHDEDYVAVATSQGLVVVWELNQERRGKPERIYVSSEHKGRKVTALCWDTAALRVFVGDHVGKVSAIKINTSKQGKAAATFVMFPVQIITTVDSRVVQLDYLDGRLLISSLTRTYLCDTERQKFWKIGNKERDGEFGACFFPVGKNSGNQQPLIYCARPGSRMWEVNFDGEVQSTHQFKQLLSSPPLPVVTLRQDPHYTGSSCSPQSLSFSKLLYLTEHCVVTWTERGIYIFLPQSLQVLLWSEVKDIQDIAVHKSELFCLHTNGKVVHLSLLLVDRCIERLMRRGFWTLAARVSCLFQNSIVSCRARKNLPLDKLEHLKSQLDASTQQDLTAQLEELIAKLEPLDSACSSRRSSISSHESFSVLDSGIYRVISRRGSQSDEDSCSLHSQTFSEDERLKEFPAHHEDEQLELENVSHASVVVEADRNETFLPFSIPLSFRSPSPLVSLQAVKESVSSFVRKTTEKIGTLHISPESRGRHEAKDDEQLPELTLNPVASPQEEKESEPQNCQLPEEDHLRNLKAATAETIAKLQDPLVLLEPQCMRRVLQEWLVHLEEKFSQEHSALSVKKNKTVCAEEQRAVLEENLQVAPADRDPVDKEQNDILEDCIEKENTAETCVSKSMCENGTDVTVPLGCGFQVSPPCAIEPDVLKDLVELTTLCFELCVFSAGSAEAEESSEGSLPPAASGTLACRFMQSYFFLLDLKRVKQCIITMCATSPDVWETYIAGLKEITCHSPVALAMESEDMLKILKLLHDLGPWDNSPLLLAHAQRLYEKFGETALRPLIKFHPSLLPSDIKQLCRNDPAHFLAYLDSLVKSKPEDKRPFLLRSLLQPESVRLDLLCLAVSHDAPQRANTVDEEGNPRPRSHLFTWGYSQLILLLIKLPADFVMKEKMADICKSHGFWPGYLFLCLELDRRTEAFTNIVHLDDLSLLNGEDGSIPETIEEWKFVLHLAQNHSTASHQHSPQNGIAVSNGGPSCPDCITVENVALLLAKAIGPNRALPLLQECGLTLELSERFTGVCEILRIAEKRQRALIQSMLERCDRFLWSQQA; from the exons ATGGCCTCTGTGCCAGTAATTCCAGACTCTTACAACCATGTCTTGGCAGAGTTGGAGTGTTTGGATCCATTGCTTTCTGCACTCAGGTTGGATTCCAGTCGTCTTAAG TGCACATGTATAGATGTGTCAAAGAGATGGCTGGCTCTAGGCAGCTCAGGAGGAGGACTGAACCTTATCCAGAAGGATGGTTGGAAGCAAAGACTCTTTCTCACTCATAAG GAAGGTGCCATTTCCCAGGTGGCCTGTTGTTTGCATGATGAAGACTATGTTGCTGTTGCCACCAG CCAAGGCCTTGTAGTGGTGTGGGAGCTGAATCAGGAGCGTCGTGGGAAGCCAGAACGGATTTATGTTTCCTCTGAGCATAAGGGCAGGAAagtcacagctctgtgctgggataCAGCTGCCCTTCGAGTTTTTGTAGGAGATCATGTGGGGAAAGTATCAGCCATCAAGATTAACACATCAAAACAAGGGAAG GCTGCAGCTACTTTTGTGATGTTTCCTGTCCAGATTATAACCACTGTAGATTCTCGGGTGGTTCAGCTCGATTATTTGGATGGAAGGCTGCTCATATCCTCACTTACCCGCACTTATTTATGTGATACTGAGAGGCAA AAGTTCTGGAAGATTGGTAATAAAGAGAGAGATGGAGAATTTGGAGCATGTTTCTTCCCTGTTGGAAAAAACAGTGGGAATCAGCAGCCATTAATATACTGTGCTCGACCTGGCTCGAGGATGTGGGAGGTGAACTTTGATGGGGAAGTGCAAAGCACACATCAGTTCAAGCAGCTGCTCTCGTCTCCACCTCTTCCTGTTGTTACTCTCAG gcAGGATCCTCATTATACTGGTTCCAGCTGCTCTCCACAATCTTTATCTTTCTCCAAGCTGCTATATTTGAC TGAGCACTGTGTGGTGACCTGGACAGAAAGAggcatttatatttttcttccccaaagCCTTCAAGTCTTACTCTGGAGTGAAGTTAAAG ATATTCAGGATATTGCAGTTCACAAGAGTGAGTTGTTCTGTCTGCatacaaatgggaaagttgtgcacctctccctgctgctggtcGATCGCTGCATAGAGCGTCTGATGAGAAGAGGATTCTGGACCCTCGCTGCCAGGGTCTCTTGTCTCTTCCAAAATTCAATTGTTTCTTGCAGA GCAAGAAAAAATTTGCCTCTAGACAAGCTGGAGCACTTGAAGTCTCAGCTGGATGCTTCAACCCAGCAAGATCTCACTGCACAACTGGAAGAACTGATTGCAAAGTTGGAACCTCTGGATTCTGCGTGCAGCAGTAGAAGGAGCAGTATTTCATCTCAT GAGAGCTTCAGTGTCTTAGACTCTGGCATCTACCGTGTTATCAGTCGGAGGGGCAGTCAGTCAGATGAAGACTCCTGTTCCCTCCACAGTCAAACATTCTCAGAAGATGAGAGACTTAAAGAATTTCCTGCACACCATGAAGATGAACAACTAGAACTTG AGAACGTATCTCATGCATCTGTGGTGGTTGAGGCTGACCGGAATGAGACATTTCTCCCATTCAGTATTCCTTTGTCATTCCGTTCCCCATCTCCTCTCGTCTCTCTCCAAGCTGTCAAAGAAAG TGTTTCCAGCTTTGTACGCAAAACTACGGAAAAGATTGGCACACTTCATATAAGTCCTGAATCTAGAGGGAGGCATGAAGCAAAGGATGATGAGCAGCTGCCAGAACTAACTCTTAATCCAGTAGCATCTccccaggaagaaaaaga GTCAGAGCCCCAGAACTgccagcttcctgaggaggacCATCTGAGAAATCTCAAGGCTGCAACAGCAGAAACTAT AGCCAAGCTCCAGGATCCCCTGGTTTTGTTAGAACCTCAGTGTATGAGAAGGGTCTTACAGGAATGGCTTGTCCATCTGGAGGAAAAATTCAGCCAGGAGCATTCTGCTTTGTCTGTTAAGAAAAACAAGACTGTGTGTGCTGAAGAGCAGAGGGCAGTCCTGGAGGAGAACCTGCAAGTGGCTCCAGCTGACAGAGACCCAGTAGACAAGGAACAGAATGATATTTTGGAAGACTgcattgaaaaggaaaatactgcTGAAACCTGTGTGAGCAAATCCATGTGTGAAAATGGTACTGATGTGACTGTGCCTCTGGGCTGTGGCTTTCAGGTGTCTCCTCCATGTGCCATTGAGCCTGATGTTCTGAAAGATCTCGTGGAGCTGACAACTCTGTGCTTTGAGCTGTGTGTCTTTTCTGCTGGGAGTGCTGAGGCTGAGGAGAGCTCTGAGGGAAGCCTGCCACCAGCTGCTTCAGGGACCTTGGCTTGTAGGTTTATGCAAAGCTACTTCTTCCTTTTGGATTTAAAGAGAGTAAAGCAGTGTATTATAACCATGTGTGCCACCAGCCCTGATGTATGGGAAACATACATTGCAGGATTGAAAG aaataactTGTCACAGTCCAGTTGCTCTAGCAATGGAAAGTGAAGATATGTTGAAAATACTGAAGCTGCTGCATGACCTGGGGCCATGGGATAACAGCCCACTGTTGCTGGCACATGCTCAAAG gcTTTATGAAAAATTTGGGGAAACAGCTCTTCGGCCCTTGATCAAGTTCCACCCCTCTCTTTTGCCTTCTGATATTAAACAGCTTTGCAGGAATGATCCAGCTCACTTTTTAGCATATTTAGATAGTCTGGTGAAATCAAAGCCAGAGGACAAAAG gcCATTTCTCCTTAGGTCTCTTCTGCAGCCAGAATCTGTACGGTTGGATTTGTTGTGCTTGGCAGTTTCTCACGATGCTCCACAAAGGGCAAACACTGTGGATGAGGAAGGAAATCCCAG GCCAAGATCACATTTGTTTACTTGGGGCTACAGCCAGCTCATTCTGCTCTTGATTAAACTTCCAGCTGATTTTGTGATGAAAGAGAAGATGGCTGACATCTGTAAATCACATGG ATTTTGGCCTGGatatctttttctctgtctggaGCTGGATAGAAGAACAGAAGCCTTTACTAATATTGTTCATTTGGATGATTTGAGCCTGTTGAATGGAGAAGATG GTTCCATACCAGAGACCATAGAAGAATGGAAGTTTGTTCTGCATCttgcacagaatcacagcacagcttcccaccagcacagcccacagaATGGGATCGCTGTCAGCAACGGGGGCCCGAGCTGCCCTGACTGCATCACGGTGGAAAACGTCgctctgctgctggccaaggccatCGGCCCAAATCGAGCCTTGCCTCTCTTGCAGGAGTGTGGCTTGACACTAGAGTTGTCTGAGAGGTTTACTGGTGTCTGTGAGATACTGAGAATTGCTGAGAAAAGGCAGAG aGCGCTGATTCAGTCCATGTTGGAAAGGTGTGACCGGTTTTTGTGGTCTCAGCAAGCGTAG
- the HPS5 gene encoding BLOC-2 complex member HPS5 isoform X2, whose translation MFPVQIITTVDSRVVQLDYLDGRLLISSLTRTYLCDTERQKFWKIGNKERDGEFGACFFPVGKNSGNQQPLIYCARPGSRMWEVNFDGEVQSTHQFKQLLSSPPLPVVTLRQDPHYTGSSCSPQSLSFSKLLYLTEHCVVTWTERGIYIFLPQSLQVLLWSEVKDIQDIAVHKSELFCLHTNGKVVHLSLLLVDRCIERLMRRGFWTLAARVSCLFQNSIVSCRARKNLPLDKLEHLKSQLDASTQQDLTAQLEELIAKLEPLDSACSSRRSSISSHESFSVLDSGIYRVISRRGSQSDEDSCSLHSQTFSEDERLKEFPAHHEDEQLELENVSHASVVVEADRNETFLPFSIPLSFRSPSPLVSLQAVKESVSSFVRKTTEKIGTLHISPESRGRHEAKDDEQLPELTLNPVASPQEEKESEPQNCQLPEEDHLRNLKAATAETIAKLQDPLVLLEPQCMRRVLQEWLVHLEEKFSQEHSALSVKKNKTVCAEEQRAVLEENLQVAPADRDPVDKEQNDILEDCIEKENTAETCVSKSMCENGTDVTVPLGCGFQVSPPCAIEPDVLKDLVELTTLCFELCVFSAGSAEAEESSEGSLPPAASGTLACRFMQSYFFLLDLKRVKQCIITMCATSPDVWETYIAGLKEITCHSPVALAMESEDMLKILKLLHDLGPWDNSPLLLAHAQRLYEKFGETALRPLIKFHPSLLPSDIKQLCRNDPAHFLAYLDSLVKSKPEDKRPFLLRSLLQPESVRLDLLCLAVSHDAPQRANTVDEEGNPRPRSHLFTWGYSQLILLLIKLPADFVMKEKMADICKSHGFWPGYLFLCLELDRRTEAFTNIVHLDDLSLLNGEDGSIPETIEEWKFVLHLAQNHSTASHQHSPQNGIAVSNGGPSCPDCITVENVALLLAKAIGPNRALPLLQECGLTLELSERFTGVCEILRIAEKRQRALIQSMLERCDRFLWSQQA comes from the exons ATGTTTCCTGTCCAGATTATAACCACTGTAGATTCTCGGGTGGTTCAGCTCGATTATTTGGATGGAAGGCTGCTCATATCCTCACTTACCCGCACTTATTTATGTGATACTGAGAGGCAA AAGTTCTGGAAGATTGGTAATAAAGAGAGAGATGGAGAATTTGGAGCATGTTTCTTCCCTGTTGGAAAAAACAGTGGGAATCAGCAGCCATTAATATACTGTGCTCGACCTGGCTCGAGGATGTGGGAGGTGAACTTTGATGGGGAAGTGCAAAGCACACATCAGTTCAAGCAGCTGCTCTCGTCTCCACCTCTTCCTGTTGTTACTCTCAG gcAGGATCCTCATTATACTGGTTCCAGCTGCTCTCCACAATCTTTATCTTTCTCCAAGCTGCTATATTTGAC TGAGCACTGTGTGGTGACCTGGACAGAAAGAggcatttatatttttcttccccaaagCCTTCAAGTCTTACTCTGGAGTGAAGTTAAAG ATATTCAGGATATTGCAGTTCACAAGAGTGAGTTGTTCTGTCTGCatacaaatgggaaagttgtgcacctctccctgctgctggtcGATCGCTGCATAGAGCGTCTGATGAGAAGAGGATTCTGGACCCTCGCTGCCAGGGTCTCTTGTCTCTTCCAAAATTCAATTGTTTCTTGCAGA GCAAGAAAAAATTTGCCTCTAGACAAGCTGGAGCACTTGAAGTCTCAGCTGGATGCTTCAACCCAGCAAGATCTCACTGCACAACTGGAAGAACTGATTGCAAAGTTGGAACCTCTGGATTCTGCGTGCAGCAGTAGAAGGAGCAGTATTTCATCTCAT GAGAGCTTCAGTGTCTTAGACTCTGGCATCTACCGTGTTATCAGTCGGAGGGGCAGTCAGTCAGATGAAGACTCCTGTTCCCTCCACAGTCAAACATTCTCAGAAGATGAGAGACTTAAAGAATTTCCTGCACACCATGAAGATGAACAACTAGAACTTG AGAACGTATCTCATGCATCTGTGGTGGTTGAGGCTGACCGGAATGAGACATTTCTCCCATTCAGTATTCCTTTGTCATTCCGTTCCCCATCTCCTCTCGTCTCTCTCCAAGCTGTCAAAGAAAG TGTTTCCAGCTTTGTACGCAAAACTACGGAAAAGATTGGCACACTTCATATAAGTCCTGAATCTAGAGGGAGGCATGAAGCAAAGGATGATGAGCAGCTGCCAGAACTAACTCTTAATCCAGTAGCATCTccccaggaagaaaaaga GTCAGAGCCCCAGAACTgccagcttcctgaggaggacCATCTGAGAAATCTCAAGGCTGCAACAGCAGAAACTAT AGCCAAGCTCCAGGATCCCCTGGTTTTGTTAGAACCTCAGTGTATGAGAAGGGTCTTACAGGAATGGCTTGTCCATCTGGAGGAAAAATTCAGCCAGGAGCATTCTGCTTTGTCTGTTAAGAAAAACAAGACTGTGTGTGCTGAAGAGCAGAGGGCAGTCCTGGAGGAGAACCTGCAAGTGGCTCCAGCTGACAGAGACCCAGTAGACAAGGAACAGAATGATATTTTGGAAGACTgcattgaaaaggaaaatactgcTGAAACCTGTGTGAGCAAATCCATGTGTGAAAATGGTACTGATGTGACTGTGCCTCTGGGCTGTGGCTTTCAGGTGTCTCCTCCATGTGCCATTGAGCCTGATGTTCTGAAAGATCTCGTGGAGCTGACAACTCTGTGCTTTGAGCTGTGTGTCTTTTCTGCTGGGAGTGCTGAGGCTGAGGAGAGCTCTGAGGGAAGCCTGCCACCAGCTGCTTCAGGGACCTTGGCTTGTAGGTTTATGCAAAGCTACTTCTTCCTTTTGGATTTAAAGAGAGTAAAGCAGTGTATTATAACCATGTGTGCCACCAGCCCTGATGTATGGGAAACATACATTGCAGGATTGAAAG aaataactTGTCACAGTCCAGTTGCTCTAGCAATGGAAAGTGAAGATATGTTGAAAATACTGAAGCTGCTGCATGACCTGGGGCCATGGGATAACAGCCCACTGTTGCTGGCACATGCTCAAAG gcTTTATGAAAAATTTGGGGAAACAGCTCTTCGGCCCTTGATCAAGTTCCACCCCTCTCTTTTGCCTTCTGATATTAAACAGCTTTGCAGGAATGATCCAGCTCACTTTTTAGCATATTTAGATAGTCTGGTGAAATCAAAGCCAGAGGACAAAAG gcCATTTCTCCTTAGGTCTCTTCTGCAGCCAGAATCTGTACGGTTGGATTTGTTGTGCTTGGCAGTTTCTCACGATGCTCCACAAAGGGCAAACACTGTGGATGAGGAAGGAAATCCCAG GCCAAGATCACATTTGTTTACTTGGGGCTACAGCCAGCTCATTCTGCTCTTGATTAAACTTCCAGCTGATTTTGTGATGAAAGAGAAGATGGCTGACATCTGTAAATCACATGG ATTTTGGCCTGGatatctttttctctgtctggaGCTGGATAGAAGAACAGAAGCCTTTACTAATATTGTTCATTTGGATGATTTGAGCCTGTTGAATGGAGAAGATG GTTCCATACCAGAGACCATAGAAGAATGGAAGTTTGTTCTGCATCttgcacagaatcacagcacagcttcccaccagcacagcccacagaATGGGATCGCTGTCAGCAACGGGGGCCCGAGCTGCCCTGACTGCATCACGGTGGAAAACGTCgctctgctgctggccaaggccatCGGCCCAAATCGAGCCTTGCCTCTCTTGCAGGAGTGTGGCTTGACACTAGAGTTGTCTGAGAGGTTTACTGGTGTCTGTGAGATACTGAGAATTGCTGAGAAAAGGCAGAG aGCGCTGATTCAGTCCATGTTGGAAAGGTGTGACCGGTTTTTGTGGTCTCAGCAAGCGTAG
- the LOC131084716 gene encoding serum amyloid A protein-like, whose product MRLWVCIALLAVVLCVSAERPRIVRGIVQAGKFARDAVGGARDMYRAYRDMREANYKGADKYFHARGNYDAARRGPGGAWAAKVISDAREGWQSRVSGRGAEDTRQDQEANRWGRRGGDPNRYRPKGLPSKY is encoded by the exons ATGAGGCTCTGGGTCTGCATCGCGTTGCTCGCCGTTGTCCTGTGTGTGAGTGCTGAGAGACCAAGGATAGTCCGAGGAATAGTCCAGGCTGGAAAATTTGCCCGGGATGCAGTGGGAG GGGCACGGGATATGTACAGAGCATACAGGGACATGCGTGAGGCGAATTACAAAGGTGCTGACAAGTATTTCCATGCCCGTGGGAATTATGATGCTGCCCGGAGAGGACCTGGTGGTGCTTGGGCAGCGAAAGTGATCAG cGACGCCCgggagggctggcagagccGCGTGAGCGGCAGAGGCGCCGAGGACACCCGGCAGGACCAGGAGGCGAACAGATGGGGCCGGAGGGGCGGGGACCCGAACCGCTACCGGCCcaaggggctgcccagcaagTACTAG
- the SAAL1 gene encoding protein SAAL1, with amino-acid sequence MDRNPSPPCSDAEEEEGDAVGNTVYSKHWLFSVLTRLIEVIAPAEPDPGASPEGARTELDEEMENDICKVWDMSMDEDVALFLQEFNAPDIFMGVFAKSKCPRLTEICVGILGNMACFQDICMSISKDENLGQVLLQRLCDSDSPTLLETSRLLLTCLSQPEVANVWVERIRENPSVYDCVCFIMSSSTNVELLVKVGEVVDKLFDLDEELMLNWIKSGTCRSVGPSVDDSPEELPDFKIVPCILEAAKQVRSDNPEGLDVYMHILQLLTTVDEGIQAIVQAPDGGKETWSLLYELVCQELCQPDDPPIIVQEQKTVLASILSVLSAMFASQTEQEYTRMTKNMPLIGSLIRILQYMEGCGKRAVENSKESEQEETGRTDVNEEDFHLKILKDICCELLSNMLQELNKENTLEGLHQGHLNEQTCSCAFQNLLPLYSASVESFLEVLREADQTLADNLEKRFPSLKVHT; translated from the exons ATGGACCGCAATCCGTCGCCGCCGTGCAGCGAtgcggaggaggaggagggggacgCGGTGGGCAACACGGTGTACAGCAAGCACTGGCTCTTCAGCGTCCTCACCCGCCTCATCGAG GTCATCGCCCCCGCGGAGCCGGACCCCGGCGCCAGCCCCGAGGGAGCCCGGACGGAGCTGGACGAGGAGATGGAGAATGACATCTGCAAGGTGTGGGACATGTCGATGGACGAG GATGTTGCTTTATTCCTTCAGGAGTTCAATGCCCCTGATATATTCATGGGAGTGTTTGCCAAGTCCAAATGCCCTCGGCTAACT GAAATCTGTGTGGGAATATTAGGGAATATGGCCTGTTTCCAGGACATCTGCATGTCCATTAGCAAAGATGAGAATCTTGG CCAAGTGTTACTGCAGCGTTTGTGTGATTCAGACTCCCCAACCCTTCTGGAAACAAGCAG GTTGTTGTTAACTTGCCTCTCCCAGCCTGAGGTGGCCAATGTCTGGGTGGAGAGGATCCGAGAAAACCCCTCTGTGTACGACTGTGTTTGCTTCATCATGTCCAGCTCTACAAATG TTGAATTGCTGGTGAAAGTGGGTGAAGTGGTGGACAAGCTCTTTGATCTGGATGAAGAGCTGATGTTAAACTGGATCAAGAGTGGCACCTGTCGCTCTGTGGGACCCTCTGTAGATGATTCTCCTGAAGAACTTCCAGACTTTAAGATTGTGCCTTGTATACTTGAAGCAGCCAAGCAAGTCAG ATCAGATAACCCAGAAGGATTGGATGTTTATATGCAtatcctgcagctcctgaccACAGTGGATGAGGGAATCCAGGCTATTG TGCAGGCTCCTGACGGAGGAAAAGAGACTTGGAGTTTGCTTTATGAGCTTGTTTGCCAGGAGCTTTGCCAGCCAGATGACCCACCCATCATTGTGCAGGAGCAGAAGACTGTGCTGGCCTCTATTTTGTCTGTGCTGTCTGCTATGTTTGCTTCACAGACAGAGCAGGAGTACACCAGGATGACGAAAA ATATGCCACTGATTGGGAGCTTGATTCGTATTTTACAATACATGGAGGGCTGTGGGAAGAGAGCTGTTGAGAACTCCAAGGAATCTGAGCAAGAGGAGACTGGAAGGACTGATGTAAATGAGGAagatttccatttaaaaattttgaagGATATTTGCTGTGAATTGCTTTCCAATATGCTTCAAGAACTAAACAAG GAGAATACCTTGGAAGGACTGCACCAGGGACACCTGAATGAACAGACATGTTCCTGTGCTTTTCAGAACCTCTTACCTCTGTATTCTGCTTCG GTGGAGAGTTTCCTTGAAGTCCTGCGTGAGGCTGATCAGACCCTTGCTGACAATCTAGAAAAACGTTTCCCAAGCCTGAAGGTTCACACCTAA